The following coding sequences lie in one Arachis stenosperma cultivar V10309 chromosome 5, arast.V10309.gnm1.PFL2, whole genome shotgun sequence genomic window:
- the LOC130979624 gene encoding xyloglucan O-acetyltransferase 1, whose protein sequence is MGSTIPLFKEQSLFVITKKLLPWTLYALLPLALLRLYFYPLPLPPSPETELPHSSTPITIATHSSLSSSTSLPLSSPSSTSEKEKGGDDETSCDYFNGEWVRDLRGPLYNGSTCSTIKEGQNCIKHGRPDSGYLHWRWKPSQCNLPRFDPNAFLQLVRNKHIAFVGDSMARNQLESLLCMLSTVLEPNLVYRNGEDNKFRKWHFVSHNASVSVYWSPFLVHGVEKSSSGPNHNVLHLDRVDERWGKDMDRIDLIVLSIGHWFLHPAVYYEGDSVLGCHYCPGLNHTEIGFYDVLRKALRTTLSSIIERRGGGRENNNGIDVIVTTFSPAHFEGEWDKAGACPKTKPFRNKEKELEGMDADVRKIEIEEVEAAKERGKEFGGFRLEALDVTRLALLRPDGHPGPYMYPFPFANGVQERVQNDCVHWCLPGPIDTWNEIFLEMMKKWERTTVE, encoded by the exons ATGGGAAGTACAATCCCATTATTCAAAGAACAATCCTTATTTGTAATCACCAAGAAGCTTCTTCCATGGACACTCTATGCTTTGCTTCCATTAGCTCTACTTCGCTTGTACTTCTACCCTTTACCCCTTCCTCCTTCCCCAGAAACTGAACTTCCCCATTCATCAACCCCCATCACCATAGCTACCcactcttctctttcttcttcaacctctcttcctctttcttcaCCTTCATCAACTTCAG AAAAGGAAAAAGGTGGTGATGATGAAACATCATGCGACTACTTCAATGGAGAATGGGTCCGTGATTTGAGAGGCCCTTTGTACAATGGAAGCACATGCAGCACCATTAAAGAAGGCCAGAATTGCATCAAACATGGAAGACCTGACTCAGGGTACCTTCATTGGAGATGGAAGCCAAGCCAATGCAATCTTCCAAGGTTTGATCCTAATGCTTTTCTCCAACTTGTTAGAAACAAGCACATAGCTTTTGTTGGTGATTCAATGGCTAGGAACCAATTAGAGTCCCTTCTTTGCATGTTATCAACTGTTTTGGAACCTAACCTTGTATACCGCAATGGGGAGGATAATAAATTCCGGAAATGGCATTTTGTTTCCCACAATGCAAGTGTGTCTGTGTATTGGTCACCTTTTCTTGTTCATGGTGTTGAGAAATCTAGTTCAGGGCCTAATCATAATGTGTTGCATTTGGACCGTGTTGATGAGAGGTGGGGTAAGGATATGGACCGAATCGACTTGATTGTGCTTTCGATCGGTCATTGGTTCTTGCATCCTGCTGTTTATTACGAGGGCGATTCGGTTCTCGGATGCCATTATTGTCCCGGTCTTAATCACACTGAAATTGGGTTCTATGATGTATTGAGGAAGGCTTTGAGGACTACACTTAGTAGCATAATTGAGAGGAGAGGTGGTGGTAGGGAAAATAATAATGGGATTGATGTGATTGTGACAACTTTTTCGCCGGCACATTTTGAGGGTGAGTGGGATAAGGCCGGGGCTTGTCCGAAGACTAAGCCATTTAGGAACAAGGAGAAAGAGCTTGAAGGGATGGATGCCGATGTGAGGAAGATTGAGATCGAAGAAGTGGAAGCTGCTAAGGAAAGAGGGAAAGAGTTTGGAGGATTTAGGTTGGAGGCATTGGATGTGACAAGATTAGCATTGTTGAGACCTGATGGACATCCTGGTCCTTACATGTACCCTTTTCCATTTGCTAATGGGGTTCAAGAGCGAGTTCAAAATGATTGTGTTCATTGGTGCTTGCCGGGGCCTATAGATACATGGAATGAGATCTTTCTGGAGATGATGAAGAAGTGGGAGCGAACGACCGTGGAGTGA